One region of Oncorhynchus nerka isolate Pitt River linkage group LG22, Oner_Uvic_2.0, whole genome shotgun sequence genomic DNA includes:
- the LOC115104850 gene encoding polyadenylate-binding protein 2-like isoform X1, with the protein MAEFGNGLDSGMTEESLLDSDPGHPELEDPGVGDEEPGLEEGEAAIEDPELEAIKARVREMEEEAEKLKELQNEVEKQMNLSPPPAGPVIMSIEEKMEADARSIYVGNVDYGATAEELEAHFHGCGSVNRVTILCDKFTGHPKGFAYIEFSDKESVRTAMALDESLFRGRQIKVGVKRTNRPGISTTDRGFPRARFRSRGGNFNSSRARYYSGYAPPRGRGRAFRFQDQWRLTTPPPVAAAPPNVSAGSLSLSAPAMHTHPILSVWGGGGQGDHRATAGGVYYNKR; encoded by the exons ATGGCGGAGTTCGGTAACGGACTGGACTCAGGAATGACGGAGGAATCCCTACTGGACTCAGACCCAGGGCATCCAGAACTAGAAGACCCGGGTGTTGGCGATGAGGAGCCGGGTTTAGAGGAAGGAGAAGCTGCAATTGAGGACCCG GAGCTGGAGGCAATCAAAGCCCGGGTgcgagagatggaggaggaagcaGAAAAGCTGAAGGAGTTACAGAACGAGGTGGAGAAACAGATGAACCTTAGCCCTCCACCAG CCGGTCCCGTCATCATGTCCATCGAGGAGAAAATGGAAGCCGACGCAAGATCAATCTACGTTGGAAAC GTGGATTACGGCGCCACGGCGGAGGAGCTAGAAGCCCACTTCCATGGCTGCGGCTCCGTCAATAGAGTCACCATCCTGTGCGACAAGTTCACAGGGCATCCCAAAGG GTTTGCCTATATCGAGTTTTCAGACAAGGAGTCTGTGAGGACGGCCATGGCGTTGGACGAGTCTCTGTTCAGAGGAAGGCAGATTAAG GTGGGGGTGAAGAGGACGAACAGGCCAGGCATCAGCACCACAGACCGCGGGTTCCCCCGGGCTCGCTTCCGCTCACGAGGAGGAAACTTTAACTCGTCACGCGCACGTTACTACAGTGGCTACGCACCGCCCAGAGGCAGAGGACGGGCCTTCAG GTTTCAGGACCAGTGGAGGCTGACAACCCCTCCTCCAGTGGCCGCGGCGCCCCCCAATGTCTCggcagggtctctctctctctctgctcctgctATGCACACTCACCCCAtcctgtctgtgtgggggggagggggtcagGGCGATCACAGGGCCACTGCAGGGGGTGTTTACTACAACAAGCGTTGA
- the LOC115104850 gene encoding polyadenylate-binding protein 2-like isoform X3 — MAEFGNGLDSGMTEESLLDSDPGHPELEDPGVGDEEPGLEEGEAAIEDPELEAIKARVREMEEEAEKLKELQNEVEKQMNLSPPPAGPVIMSIEEKMEADARSIYVGNVDYGATAEELEAHFHGCGSVNRVTILCDKFTGHPKGFAYIEFSDKESVRTAMALDESLFRGRQIKVGVKRTNRPGISTTDRGFPRARFRSRGGNFNSSRARYYSGYAPPRGRGRAFRGRGRTTSWYSPY, encoded by the exons ATGGCGGAGTTCGGTAACGGACTGGACTCAGGAATGACGGAGGAATCCCTACTGGACTCAGACCCAGGGCATCCAGAACTAGAAGACCCGGGTGTTGGCGATGAGGAGCCGGGTTTAGAGGAAGGAGAAGCTGCAATTGAGGACCCG GAGCTGGAGGCAATCAAAGCCCGGGTgcgagagatggaggaggaagcaGAAAAGCTGAAGGAGTTACAGAACGAGGTGGAGAAACAGATGAACCTTAGCCCTCCACCAG CCGGTCCCGTCATCATGTCCATCGAGGAGAAAATGGAAGCCGACGCAAGATCAATCTACGTTGGAAAC GTGGATTACGGCGCCACGGCGGAGGAGCTAGAAGCCCACTTCCATGGCTGCGGCTCCGTCAATAGAGTCACCATCCTGTGCGACAAGTTCACAGGGCATCCCAAAGG GTTTGCCTATATCGAGTTTTCAGACAAGGAGTCTGTGAGGACGGCCATGGCGTTGGACGAGTCTCTGTTCAGAGGAAGGCAGATTAAG GTGGGGGTGAAGAGGACGAACAGGCCAGGCATCAGCACCACAGACCGCGGGTTCCCCCGGGCTCGCTTCCGCTCACGAGGAGGAAACTTTAACTCGTCACGCGCACGTTACTACAGTGGCTACGCACCGCCCAGAGGCAGAGGACGGGCCTTCAG ggGCCGAGGGCGAACAACATCGTGGTATTCCCCTTACTAA
- the LOC115104850 gene encoding polyadenylate-binding protein 2-B-like isoform X2 translates to MWTGARVGQAPLAAALRVYLQTRRELTELEAIKARVREMEEEAEKLKELQNEVEKQMNLSPPPAGPVIMSIEEKMEADARSIYVGNVDYGATAEELEAHFHGCGSVNRVTILCDKFTGHPKGFAYIEFSDKESVRTAMALDESLFRGRQIKVGVKRTNRPGISTTDRGFPRARFRSRGGNFNSSRARYYSGYAPPRGRGRAFRFQDQWRLTTPPPVAAAPPNVSAGSLSLSAPAMHTHPILSVWGGGGQGDHRATAGGVYYNKR, encoded by the exons ATGTGGACAGGGGCGAGGGTAGGACAGGCGCCATTAGCCGCGGCATTGCGAGTCTATCTGCAGACACGAAGAGAGCTCACG GAGCTGGAGGCAATCAAAGCCCGGGTgcgagagatggaggaggaagcaGAAAAGCTGAAGGAGTTACAGAACGAGGTGGAGAAACAGATGAACCTTAGCCCTCCACCAG CCGGTCCCGTCATCATGTCCATCGAGGAGAAAATGGAAGCCGACGCAAGATCAATCTACGTTGGAAAC GTGGATTACGGCGCCACGGCGGAGGAGCTAGAAGCCCACTTCCATGGCTGCGGCTCCGTCAATAGAGTCACCATCCTGTGCGACAAGTTCACAGGGCATCCCAAAGG GTTTGCCTATATCGAGTTTTCAGACAAGGAGTCTGTGAGGACGGCCATGGCGTTGGACGAGTCTCTGTTCAGAGGAAGGCAGATTAAG GTGGGGGTGAAGAGGACGAACAGGCCAGGCATCAGCACCACAGACCGCGGGTTCCCCCGGGCTCGCTTCCGCTCACGAGGAGGAAACTTTAACTCGTCACGCGCACGTTACTACAGTGGCTACGCACCGCCCAGAGGCAGAGGACGGGCCTTCAG GTTTCAGGACCAGTGGAGGCTGACAACCCCTCCTCCAGTGGCCGCGGCGCCCCCCAATGTCTCggcagggtctctctctctctctgctcctgctATGCACACTCACCCCAtcctgtctgtgtgggggggagggggtcagGGCGATCACAGGGCCACTGCAGGGGGTGTTTACTACAACAAGCGTTGA